The following proteins come from a genomic window of Aricia agestis chromosome 19, ilAriAges1.1, whole genome shotgun sequence:
- the LOC121736568 gene encoding microtubule-associated protein 1B, with product MKIPETPANVGAYYGNEENGQWQPNGVILDSGIGSGDAGVHRTPVYPVHIPRGHIPSYVMAGAYYPPAYPAGPPPQDDFADYMWMENEDEFDKQVMQQLEEEALMEQCIEAMLEDEQRERQRPTANGHNHYPTSSNGGTSISLEEAVSRSTLNPLAAEFVPSFGARQTVTEEKTEPAETKTEGTESKEESHTQSETAASLENKEQSRTEEPIPASTDPPEVSAADVQPIDDKKVAKKDAKKQEAKKPVKPEAKAKTKAVVARVETKPQKKKEVKAKSETEEEVAPAEDTTASPVEESTPAFKPINYAAAAKANKPKKPTTPPATDKTAPPPKLDVKPKAEKTDKKPLPKDKVKTDKPPAPQRKNSAK from the exons ATGAAAATACCAGAGACACCGGCTAACGTTGGAGCTTATTACGGAAATGAAGAGAATGGCCAGTGGCAG CCTAACGGCGTGATCCTCGACAGCGGCATAGGCAGCGGCGACGCGGGAGTGCACAGAACTCCGGTATACCCCGTACACATACCCCGAGGACACATACCCA GCTACGTGATGGCGGGCGCGTACTACCCCCCCGCGTACCCCGCCGGCCCCCCGCCGCAGGACGACTTCGCCGACTACATGTGGATGGAGAACGAGGATGAGTTTGATAAACAG GTGATGCAGCAGCTAGAGGAGGAGGCTCTGATGGAGCAGTGCATCGAGGCGATGCTGGAGGACGAGCAGCGGGAGCGCCAGCGGCCCACGGCCAACGGACACAACCACTACCCCAC GAGCAGTAACGGTGGCACGTCGATATCGCTGGAGGAGGCGGTGTCGCGGTCGACGCTCAACCCTCTCGCCGCGGAGTTCGTGCCCAGCTTCGGCGCCCGACAAACGGTCACAG AAGAGAAAACAGAACCAGCGGAAACAAAAACAGAAGGAACAGAGAGTAAAGAAGAGAGTCATACACAGAGCGAAACAGCAGCGAGCTTAGAGAATAAGGAGCAGAGTAGAACAGAAG AGCCCATCCCCGCATCAACAGATCCACCCGAAGTGTCCGCAGCGGACGTCCAGCCGATAGACGACAAGAAGGTCGCCAAGAAGGACGCGAAGAAGCAGGAGGCGAAGAAACCCGTGAAACCCGAGGCCAAGGCGAAGACGAAAGCCGTGGTCGCACGCGTGGAGACCAAGCCGCAGAAGAAGAAGGAGGTTAAAGCCAAGAGTGAGACGGAGGAGGAGGTCGCGCCAGCGGAAGATACGACG GCGTCTCCCGTAGAAGAGTCTACGCCGGCATTCAAGCCAATTAACTACGCGGCGGCGGCGAAGGCCAACAAACCCAAAAAGCCGACAACGCCCCCCGCCACAGACAAGACCGCCCCGCCCCCCAAACTAGACGTCAAACCCAAGGCCGAAAAGACAGACAAGAAACCCCTGCCCAAGGACAAAGTGAAAACCGACAAGCCGCCCGCGCCACAGAGGAAAAACTCCGCGAAATGA